One part of the Vicia villosa cultivar HV-30 ecotype Madison, WI linkage group LG6, Vvil1.0, whole genome shotgun sequence genome encodes these proteins:
- the LOC131613330 gene encoding uncharacterized protein LOC131613330, whose product MELIHAAGLIKIVAHFATCYEVLVKKFIVKLSEECADRKSKEFRKVNVRGRCVTFSSTVINNYLGKSDEAQTKLEVSDNKVCQVITANQVKRWPLKGKLSASKLSMKCVMLHKIGAANWMPTNHKSTIATILGRFIYFVGTKAKSDYGTYIFEQTMKHAGSFSVKGPIAFPSLICGIILNQYPSILVEKDYICKRESALSFHYKLFQGTHVPDIVTTSAGTSKDSTPIGKAAVITRLRETCKELESRKLALKKLISSLEMEEGAEFAENEEAGPAAYDEQQADSDKVEEEEVNPDDGTDEEDDVGSNSSESDD is encoded by the coding sequence ATGGAACTGATTCATGCTGCTGGGTTGATAAAGATTGTTGCTCACTTTGCAACATGCTATGAAGTCCTGGTGAAAAAATTCATTGTGAAACTCTCAGAAGAATGTGCTGATAGAAAATCTAAGGAGTTTAGGAAGGTGAATGTGAGGGGCAGGTGTGTTACATTTTCTTCCACTGTGATAAATAACTATTTGGGGAAGTCTGATGAAGCTCAAACTAAGCTGGAAGTCTCTGATAACAAGGTGTGCCAAGTCATCACTGCCAACCAGGTCAAGAGATGGCCTTTAAAAGGGAAGCTGTCTGCTAGTAAGCTAAGCATGAAGTGTGTCATGTTGCATAAGATTGGTGCTGCAAATTGGATGCCTACAAATCATAAATCGACCATTGCTACTATCCTAGGAAGATTTATCTATTTCGTTGGTACAAAAGCCAAGTCTGATTATGGTACCTACATATTTGAGCAGACTATGAAGCATGCTGGAAGCTTCAGTGTAAAAGGCCCTATAGCTTTTCCATCTCTCATTTGTGGCATTATCTTGAACCAGTACCCAAGCATCTTGGTTGAAAAGGACTATATCTGCAAAAGGGAAAGTGCTCTATCATTTCACTACAAACTATTTCAAGGAACCCATGTTCCTGACATTGTCACAACATCAGCTGGAACATCCAAAGACAGCACACCTATAGGTAAAGCTGCTGTGATTACAAGGCTCAGGGAAACATGCAAGGAGCTGGAGTCCAGAAAGCTGGCTCTTAAAAAATTGATCAGCTCTCTTGAGATGGAAGAAGGTGCTGAGTTTGCTGAGAATGAAGAAGCAGGTCCTGCGGCATATGATGAACAGCAAGCTGATTCAGATAAGGTGGAAGAAGAAGAGGTCAATCCAGATGATGGcacagatgaagaagatgatgttgGCTCCAATAGCTCCGAGTCTGATGACTAG